The Halanaerobium praevalens DSM 2228 genome contains a region encoding:
- a CDS encoding site-specific integrase: MNKVDPIRDKSLIEEIKTELLKDNYRNYLLFVLGINTGLRIGDILKLKVQDVRNKIHIILKEQKTGKTKKFFINSVLREALDRYIKNMYDHEYLFQSRNGTNQPLSRSQAYRVLNKAGETVGLDNIGCHSTRKTFGYHHYKQYKDVALLQELFNHSAPSITLDYIGINQDVMDNSMKNFSL, encoded by the coding sequence ATGAATAAAGTCGATCCAATCAGAGACAAAAGTTTAATTGAAGAAATTAAGACTGAGCTTTTAAAAGATAACTACCGCAATTATTTGCTTTTTGTTTTAGGAATAAACACAGGATTAAGAATTGGTGATATCTTAAAGCTAAAAGTTCAAGATGTAAGAAATAAAATTCATATCATTTTAAAAGAGCAGAAGACCGGCAAGACTAAGAAGTTTTTTATTAACTCTGTTTTACGAGAAGCCCTGGATAGATATATTAAAAACATGTACGACCATGAATATTTATTTCAGAGTAGGAATGGAACCAATCAGCCATTATCCCGTAGCCAGGCATATAGGGTGTTAAACAAAGCAGGAGAAACTGTAGGGTTAGATAATATAGGCTGTCACTCAACCCGTAAAACATTCGGTTATCATCATTATAAGCAGTACAAAGATGTGGCCCTGTTACAGGAGCTGTTCAATCATTCTGCTCCCAGTATCACTTTAGATTATATTGGTATTAATCAGGATGTCATGGACAATTCGATGAAAAACTTTTCATTATAA
- a CDS encoding HNH endonuclease has protein sequence MNNSVGSNYRKIYFDAHPQRYHNCKICGTRLDKEISGEVTVDHIVPQNLNGTNALSNLQVLCRSCNSKKSDKINALTMKYSGNALIREIKRKFR, from the coding sequence GTGAATAATTCTGTTGGAAGTAATTATAGAAAAATATATTTTGATGCTCATCCACAAAGATATCATAACTGTAAAATATGTGGAACTAGATTAGATAAAGAAATTTCTGGAGAAGTAACTGTTGACCATATTGTCCCTCAAAACTTAAATGGTACAAACGCCCTTTCTAATCTACAAGTTTTATGTCGTAGTTGTAATTCTAAAAAAAGCGATAAAATTAATGCATTAACTATGAAATATTCAGGAAATGCTCTAATAAGAGAAATTAAAAGAAAGTTTAGATAA
- a CDS encoding TRADD-N-associated membrane domain-containing protein, translated as MSLIDRIKEILLQLVEKFRNNTKMRKYSLIISIILLFLSLILLFYFKYFQQGYQNLKEFSAILAVSTIISLFVIILSYTEIEVDNMKTTKLDLQNLREEREKLENDLKTEESEQKDIFNIIRLNLNQITEYYTISKNQAKKSYNLSILAIILGLFTIIFGIWIFYFDINSNLSISILTSVAGIILEFIGGAYFYMYKENKKQLNYFYSELVDMQDIMLSIKLCNSLKEEKRNNAKEKIIDSLIKRSSRENNNRFSALEN; from the coding sequence TTGAGTTTGATTGATAGAATAAAAGAGATATTATTGCAGCTGGTAGAGAAATTTAGAAACAATACTAAAATGAGAAAGTATAGTTTAATTATATCTATCATTTTATTATTTTTATCATTAATTTTATTATTCTATTTCAAATATTTTCAACAGGGATATCAAAACCTTAAAGAATTCAGTGCAATTCTTGCAGTTTCAACTATAATTTCATTATTTGTAATTATACTTTCTTATACAGAAATTGAAGTTGATAATATGAAAACAACAAAATTGGATTTGCAAAATCTAAGAGAAGAAAGAGAAAAATTAGAAAATGACTTAAAAACTGAAGAAAGCGAACAAAAAGATATTTTTAATATAATCAGACTAAATTTAAATCAAATTACTGAATATTATACTATTAGCAAAAACCAGGCTAAAAAGAGTTATAATTTAAGTATTCTTGCAATAATCTTAGGTCTGTTTACAATTATATTTGGCATATGGATATTTTATTTTGATATTAATTCAAACTTAAGTATTTCTATATTAACATCAGTAGCTGGAATAATTCTGGAATTTATTGGTGGAGCATATTTTTATATGTACAAAGAAAATAAAAAGCAATTAAACTATTTTTATAGCGAATTGGTAGACATGCAAGATATTATGCTTTCTATAAAATTGTGTAATAGTTTAAAAGAGGAAAAGAGAAATAACGCTAAAGAAAAAATTATAGATTCTTTAATCAAGAGAAGCTCTAGAGAAAACAACAATAGATTTTCCGCCTTAGAAAACTAA
- a CDS encoding methyl-accepting chemotaxis protein yields the protein MNLKSLKSKQIITIGLLVLVICLSLGLATYFNTAKIIEVEIEERLIEKAADVGNLVRSRLDARLRELETIANQKVIKTMDWNQIQAYLAEETKRSDFATIALVQPSGLTNYINGNTLELGDRNYVKEAFAGNSYVSDMLISRAINKPVAMASVPVKRDGKIVGVLIARMLGEDVINIITDVKLKENGTAFMFNDQGTIVAHQNKDYVMEQLNPLEADQITYGSLAKYMSKGLNNQSGFAKYNFAEEEFYGGYTAVEGTDWIVSVSAAAEEVLAGLNRMKSLIILISALILIIALIFVYYLAHKLTKPIIEIADYAQKIAAGDLSQKVSAKILNKEDEIGQLANSFADMNLNLQSLIRQVIDIAGNLSASSQELSASGEEVAASAEHVGKAIQDVASGAEEQSAQVEETTSNIEELILQINDVKLSSDKMDQQADNVMKHLNEGDSAVSQSVAKIKSVKNNSTEVANTISELGDLSNKIGEIVNLINNIADQTNLLALNAAIEAARAGEAGRGFSVVADEIRELADESASATDQISNLIKKIQKSVKNAVEKMGETEEVVDDSVNTIDITGQSFKEIDTAAANLRDFIEKISEKADVVNKSSNQIDTSVKEIAAVSQEAASNSQEVAAASEEQAASTEEIVSAAEDLANMANDLTEAVSKFKL from the coding sequence TTGAACTTAAAATCATTAAAAAGTAAACAAATTATTACTATTGGTTTATTAGTACTTGTTATTTGTCTTAGTCTTGGCTTAGCCACCTACTTTAATACAGCTAAGATTATAGAGGTGGAAATTGAGGAAAGACTGATTGAAAAGGCAGCTGATGTTGGAAATTTAGTTAGGTCAAGATTAGATGCTAGATTGAGAGAATTAGAAACAATTGCTAATCAAAAAGTAATAAAAACAATGGATTGGAATCAAATCCAAGCCTATTTAGCAGAGGAAACTAAAAGGAGTGATTTTGCTACAATTGCTTTAGTTCAGCCAAGTGGTTTAACTAATTATATCAATGGAAACACTTTAGAACTTGGTGACCGCAATTATGTAAAAGAAGCTTTTGCTGGTAATTCTTATGTGTCAGATATGCTAATTAGTAGGGCGATTAATAAGCCGGTGGCAATGGCTTCTGTCCCTGTTAAAAGAGATGGCAAGATTGTGGGAGTTTTAATTGCTAGAATGCTAGGAGAAGATGTAATTAATATTATTACAGATGTTAAGTTAAAGGAAAATGGAACTGCTTTTATGTTCAATGATCAGGGAACTATTGTTGCTCATCAAAATAAAGATTATGTAATGGAACAGTTAAATCCTCTAGAGGCAGACCAAATTACATATGGTAGTTTAGCTAAATATATGAGTAAAGGCTTAAATAATCAGAGTGGTTTTGCTAAGTATAATTTTGCTGAAGAGGAGTTTTATGGAGGCTATACAGCAGTTGAAGGCACAGATTGGATAGTTAGTGTTTCAGCAGCAGCAGAAGAAGTTTTAGCTGGACTTAATAGAATGAAAAGTTTAATAATTTTAATTTCAGCTCTAATCTTAATTATCGCCTTGATTTTTGTTTATTACTTAGCTCATAAGCTAACAAAACCGATTATAGAGATTGCAGATTATGCTCAAAAAATTGCAGCTGGAGATTTAAGCCAAAAAGTTTCAGCTAAAATTTTAAATAAAGAAGATGAAATTGGTCAATTAGCAAATTCTTTTGCTGATATGAATCTTAATTTGCAAAGCCTAATTAGACAGGTAATCGATATAGCAGGTAATTTATCTGCTTCTAGCCAAGAATTATCAGCTTCTGGAGAAGAAGTGGCAGCCTCAGCTGAACATGTAGGAAAAGCAATCCAAGATGTAGCTTCTGGAGCTGAAGAACAGTCAGCTCAGGTTGAAGAAACTACTAGTAATATAGAAGAACTAATTTTACAGATCAATGATGTTAAGTTGAGTTCAGATAAAATGGACCAGCAGGCAGATAATGTAATGAAACATCTTAATGAAGGTGATTCTGCTGTAAGTCAATCAGTGGCAAAAATAAAAAGTGTTAAAAACAATTCAACTGAAGTTGCAAATACTATTAGTGAATTAGGAGATTTATCAAATAAAATTGGTGAAATTGTAAACTTGATTAATAATATAGCAGACCAAACTAATTTGCTTGCTTTAAATGCTGCTATTGAAGCAGCTAGAGCGGGTGAAGCGGGTAGAGGTTTTTCTGTGGTAGCAGATGAGATTAGAGAGTTAGCAGATGAGTCAGCTAGTGCAACTGATCAAATAAGTAATTTGATTAAAAAGATACAAAAAAGTGTTAAAAATGCAGTTGAAAAAATGGGAGAGACCGAAGAAGTTGTAGACGATAGTGTGAACACTATTGATATTACTGGTCAGTCATTTAAAGAAATTGATACAGCTGCTGCTAATTTAAGAGATTTTATTGAAAAAATTAGTGAAAAAGCAGATGTAGTCAATAAAAGTAGTAATCAAATTGACACAAGTGTTAAAGAAATAGCGGCAGTTAGTCAAGAAGCAGCTAGTAATTCGCAAGAGGTAGCTGCAGCTAGTGAAGAACAAGCTGCCTCAACTGAGGAAATAGTCAGTGCTGCTGAAGATTTAGCAAATATGGCAAATGATTTAACAGAAGCTGTAAGTAAATTTAAGCTTTAG
- the add gene encoding adenosine deaminase encodes MSKVTKEFIYGMPKAELHIHLEGSLEPELKLKLAKKNNIDLGMDTVEAIKETYQFDDLSSFLDVYYQGMEVLQDRDDFYNLAMEYFKTAQKHNVKYAEVFFDPQAHTTRGVAFEEVIEGYYKATQAAKKLGIKANLIMCFLRDMSAESALEHYQMAKAYQDWILGIGLDSDERDNPPLKFAELFKMAKNDGYKITMHCDIDQKDSIKHIEAVLYQIGAQRIDHGTNIIEDQSLVDYAVENEIGFTKCPVSNRFVTGDLKSKEIKSLLDQGIKVTINSDDPAYFQSYISDDIYTLAQAVELTKAEIIQLAKNSFEVAWISEAEKKNYLAQIAKYVEKED; translated from the coding sequence ATGTCAAAAGTAACTAAAGAATTTATTTATGGGATGCCCAAGGCGGAGTTGCACATTCATTTAGAAGGATCATTAGAGCCTGAACTAAAACTTAAATTAGCTAAGAAAAACAATATAGATTTAGGGATGGATACAGTAGAAGCAATTAAAGAAACATATCAATTTGATGATTTAAGCTCTTTTTTAGATGTATATTATCAAGGAATGGAAGTACTGCAAGACCGTGATGATTTCTATAATTTAGCCATGGAATATTTCAAAACTGCTCAAAAACATAATGTTAAATATGCGGAAGTGTTTTTTGATCCCCAGGCTCATACAACAAGAGGTGTTGCTTTTGAAGAAGTAATTGAAGGTTATTATAAGGCGACACAAGCTGCAAAAAAATTAGGGATTAAGGCTAATTTAATTATGTGTTTTTTAAGAGATATGAGTGCTGAGTCTGCTTTAGAACATTATCAGATGGCTAAAGCATATCAAGATTGGATTTTAGGAATTGGTTTAGATTCAGATGAAAGGGATAATCCACCTTTAAAATTTGCTGAACTTTTTAAAATGGCAAAAAATGACGGCTATAAAATTACTATGCATTGTGACATTGACCAAAAAGATTCTATCAAACATATAGAAGCTGTTTTATATCAAATTGGGGCTCAAAGAATTGATCATGGAACTAATATTATTGAAGATCAGAGCTTAGTAGATTATGCTGTCGAAAATGAAATTGGCTTTACTAAATGTCCAGTTTCCAATCGATTTGTGACCGGAGATTTGAAAAGTAAAGAAATAAAAAGTCTTTTAGACCAAGGTATCAAGGTGACAATTAATTCAGATGACCCAGCTTATTTTCAAAGCTATATCTCAGATGATATCTATACTTTAGCTCAAGCTGTAGAGTTAACAAAAGCTGAGATCATTCAATTAGCAAAAAACTCCTTTGAGGTAGCCTGGATAAGTGAAGCGGAGAAAAAGAATTACTTGGCTCAAATAGCGAAATATGTTGAAAAAGAGGATTAA
- a CDS encoding restriction endonuclease subunit S, with translation MREYKRYEEYQDSGIEWIADIPKNWIISKIKYLVKEPVSDGPHETPDYVYDNGVPFLSVDSIQNGKLVFENCRQISVKDHKIYRNKSNPEKEDILLGKAASVGKVAKINVDFPFSIWSPLALIKPNYKIESSYLEYSMKSSYFQIQTDLLSNSNTQKNLGMKDINDILVLKPSIEEQQKIASFLDQKTAEIDEITNKKEKLIDQLEKYKKSVITDAVTKGKLGDKYLNEDGDLVDEVEMKDSGIEWIRDVPHFYDISKVKYIADIHGRIGYRGYTKDDLVDKGQGALTLGGKHINDRNQLDLSDPTYISWDKYYESPEIMIEYNNLVVVQRGSIGKVAIIDKNIGEATINPSLILVNNLEIKAKYFYYYLISNSVSEFFNLIVSSTAVPMISQEQLDNLYLPKIDKHSQNKIINYLDKKTELIDNLIQKTKTSIQKYKEYKKSLIFEAVTGKIDLRDYELKGGE, from the coding sequence ATGAGAGAATATAAGAGATATGAGGAGTATCAGGATAGTGGAATTGAGTGGATTGCTGATATACCTAAAAATTGGATAATTAGTAAAATAAAATATCTTGTGAAAGAACCAGTATCAGATGGACCACATGAAACACCTGATTATGTATATGATAATGGTGTCCCATTTTTATCAGTAGATAGTATTCAAAATGGCAAGTTGGTTTTTGAAAATTGCAGACAAATTTCAGTTAAAGATCACAAGATTTACAGAAATAAAAGCAATCCTGAGAAAGAAGATATTTTATTAGGCAAGGCTGCTTCTGTTGGAAAGGTTGCTAAAATTAATGTGGATTTTCCATTTTCTATATGGTCTCCTCTAGCGTTAATAAAACCTAACTATAAAATAGAATCTTCTTATTTAGAATACTCAATGAAAAGCTCATATTTTCAAATTCAAACTGATTTATTATCTAATTCAAATACTCAGAAAAATCTAGGAATGAAAGATATAAATGATATTCTAGTTTTAAAGCCTAGTATTGAGGAACAACAAAAAATAGCATCATTCCTCGACCAAAAAACTGCTGAAATAGATGAGATAACGAACAAAAAAGAAAAGCTTATAGACCAACTCGAAAAATATAAAAAATCAGTTATAACTGATGCTGTAACTAAAGGTAAATTAGGAGATAAATATCTTAATGAGGATGGAGATTTAGTTGATGAAGTAGAAATGAAAGATAGTGGAATTGAATGGATAAGAGATGTTCCTCACTTTTATGATATTAGTAAAGTTAAATATATAGCAGACATTCATGGAAGAATAGGTTATAGAGGATATACAAAAGATGATTTAGTTGATAAAGGACAAGGAGCTTTAACTTTAGGTGGTAAGCATATTAATGATAGAAATCAGTTAGATTTAAGTGACCCAACTTATATTAGTTGGGATAAATATTATGAATCGCCAGAAATTATGATAGAATATAATAATTTAGTTGTTGTCCAAAGAGGTAGTATTGGAAAAGTAGCAATAATTGATAAGAACATTGGTGAAGCTACAATAAATCCTAGTTTAATTCTTGTTAATAATCTTGAAATAAAAGCTAAATATTTTTATTATTATTTAATTTCTAATTCTGTTTCTGAATTTTTTAATTTAATTGTATCATCAACAGCAGTCCCGATGATTTCACAAGAACAGTTGGATAATTTGTATTTACCAAAGATAGATAAACATTCACAAAATAAAATAATAAATTATCTTGATAAAAAAACCGAACTAATAGACAACCTAATCCAAAAAACCAAAACTTCAATCCAAAAATATAAAGAATACAAAAAATCACTAATCTTTGAGGCTGTTACAGGTAAAATAGACTTGCGAGATTACGAATTAAAAGGGGGAGAATAA
- a CDS encoding type I restriction endonuclease subunit R has product MLSTGTPAQLTEKEFQNLIKKHLISENAYLESSNQNYDKYHALDTEILFEFLETTQEKTMQELKNIYGPEYKQKIVKRLNAELARRSMIDVIKHGIKDYGKKLDLAYFKPPTDFNAKLNKLYQQNIFSVIDELNYQDNKRLDIVLFLNGLPIITMELKNQDTSQGYKDAIKQYKTERSPNEKIFRFKQRSIVNFAVDKAEVYMTTELKGKDTFFLPFNKGQGKGKAKRAGNPTVAGKIKTHYLWEDIFKKDQLLEILQKFVFIDQEEDIDQQGNLKQDEKIIFPRYHQLDVVSKILGDVKEKKAGSKYLIQHSAGSGKTYSITWLAHRLSSLHDRENNPIFSSVIVVTDRVSLDQQLQETIYQIDHKLGVVAPIKKDSHQLAAELNAGTKIIISTIQKFPFILDKVSDTKVKNFAIIIDEAHSSTSGKNILALKESLSLEEAAELDRQAEMNSDDVEDKINKELKRVQSLDSLSFFGFTATPKPATLELFGSTNQAGKKEAFHLYSMRQAIEEGFILDVLENYMTYKTYYQVNKKIEADPEFEKSRTSKEIARFVSLHPHNISQKTEIMIEHFRDKTMHKIGGEAKAMLVTSSRLHAVRYKNAFDKYIRDKGYKNLKSLVAFSGTVKDDGFEYTEPKLNNGIPESETAKEFDKDEYQILLVANKYQTGFDQPKLHTMFVDKRLQGVNAVQTLSRLNRTYKGIKEDTFVLDFVNEADDIKNAFEPYYDLTKLDSDNIDPNQMYTLYDEIMDSMLIDKADIDAFAHCYYENDSTEEIIAAGDNALSHSTARIENLSKEDKLEFRSQMKRFINLYNLVLQVHPIKDIELHKLNIYLKFLLKRIDVETPNNVDISDKVVLEYYQLENKGQQSIGLIGEKELTGPALGSGSYQEEEKEHLSVIIERLNEKFQTNFSDSAKVAIDQMKNKLEKNNNLKKWAQANSFEDFKIPVQKKFEDTVVESYNENTEFYGKVLNDKDFKEKLMDLIMIDLYQSLRAE; this is encoded by the coding sequence TTGCTGAGCACAGGCACACCAGCCCAATTGACAGAGAAAGAATTTCAGAACTTAATTAAAAAGCATCTAATTAGTGAAAATGCTTATCTTGAAAGCAGTAATCAAAACTATGATAAATATCATGCTCTAGATACAGAAATCTTATTTGAATTTCTGGAAACAACACAGGAAAAAACCATGCAGGAATTAAAAAATATTTATGGACCTGAATATAAGCAAAAAATAGTTAAAAGATTAAATGCAGAATTAGCCAGAAGAAGTATGATTGATGTAATTAAGCATGGAATTAAAGATTATGGTAAAAAATTAGATTTAGCCTATTTTAAGCCCCCGACAGATTTTAATGCAAAGCTAAATAAATTATATCAACAGAACATTTTTTCTGTAATTGATGAACTAAATTATCAGGATAATAAACGACTTGATATAGTTCTTTTTCTAAATGGTCTCCCGATTATCACAATGGAGCTCAAAAATCAGGATACAAGTCAGGGCTACAAAGATGCTATTAAACAATATAAAACTGAGAGGTCTCCCAATGAAAAAATATTTAGATTTAAACAGCGCTCAATAGTAAATTTTGCTGTTGATAAAGCTGAAGTCTATATGACAACTGAGCTTAAGGGAAAAGATACCTTCTTTTTACCTTTTAACAAAGGTCAAGGCAAGGGTAAAGCCAAAAGAGCAGGGAATCCTACAGTTGCAGGCAAAATAAAAACTCATTATCTCTGGGAGGATATTTTCAAAAAAGATCAGCTTTTAGAGATTCTGCAGAAATTTGTTTTCATTGATCAAGAAGAAGATATTGATCAACAGGGTAATCTTAAACAAGATGAGAAAATAATTTTTCCTCGCTATCACCAATTAGATGTAGTCTCTAAAATTTTGGGGGATGTCAAAGAAAAAAAAGCGGGCTCTAAATATTTAATTCAACATAGTGCAGGCTCAGGTAAAACCTATTCCATCACCTGGCTGGCCCATCGATTATCCAGTTTACATGATAGAGAAAATAACCCCATTTTTAGCAGTGTCATAGTTGTGACAGATAGAGTTTCCCTAGACCAGCAGCTGCAGGAAACGATTTATCAGATAGATCATAAACTGGGAGTAGTCGCTCCGATTAAAAAAGATTCACATCAATTAGCTGCTGAATTAAATGCTGGCACCAAGATTATTATCAGTACAATCCAGAAGTTTCCCTTTATCTTAGATAAGGTTTCAGATACTAAAGTTAAAAACTTTGCCATTATAATTGATGAGGCCCATTCTTCTACTAGTGGCAAAAATATTTTAGCTTTAAAAGAATCACTATCTCTAGAAGAAGCAGCTGAATTAGATAGACAGGCAGAAATGAATTCTGATGATGTTGAGGATAAGATTAATAAAGAGTTAAAGCGGGTCCAGAGTCTTGATTCCTTGAGCTTCTTTGGCTTTACCGCTACTCCTAAACCAGCCACTTTAGAGCTTTTTGGTTCTACTAATCAGGCAGGTAAAAAAGAGGCTTTTCACCTTTATTCAATGCGGCAGGCTATTGAAGAAGGTTTTATTTTAGATGTTTTAGAAAATTATATGACATATAAAACATATTATCAGGTTAATAAAAAAATTGAAGCTGATCCTGAATTCGAAAAATCCAGAACTTCAAAGGAGATTGCCAGATTTGTGAGCCTGCACCCTCATAATATATCACAGAAAACAGAAATTATGATTGAGCATTTCCGGGATAAGACAATGCATAAAATTGGGGGAGAAGCTAAAGCAATGTTAGTTACCTCTTCTCGCCTACATGCAGTGAGATATAAAAATGCTTTTGATAAATACATTAGAGACAAAGGCTACAAGAATTTAAAAAGTCTAGTCGCTTTTTCAGGCACAGTTAAAGATGATGGCTTTGAATACACTGAACCTAAGCTGAATAACGGTATCCCTGAATCAGAAACAGCCAAAGAATTTGATAAAGATGAATACCAGATCCTTTTAGTTGCCAATAAATATCAGACTGGTTTTGACCAGCCAAAACTGCACACAATGTTCGTTGATAAGAGGCTGCAGGGAGTTAATGCTGTCCAGACTTTATCTCGTTTAAACAGAACCTACAAAGGGATTAAAGAAGATACCTTTGTTCTTGATTTTGTTAATGAAGCTGATGATATTAAAAATGCTTTTGAACCATATTATGACCTAACAAAGCTAGATTCAGATAATATAGATCCTAATCAGATGTATACTCTTTATGATGAGATAATGGATTCCATGTTGATTGATAAAGCTGATATTGATGCTTTTGCTCACTGTTATTATGAGAATGATTCTACAGAAGAAATAATAGCAGCTGGAGATAATGCTCTCTCACATAGTACAGCCAGAATTGAGAATTTATCTAAAGAGGATAAATTAGAATTTAGATCTCAAATGAAGCGTTTTATCAACCTCTATAATTTAGTGCTGCAGGTCCATCCAATTAAAGATATTGAGCTGCATAAACTGAATATTTATTTAAAATTTCTGCTGAAAAGAATTGATGTTGAAACTCCAAACAATGTAGATATTTCGGATAAAGTTGTCTTGGAATATTATCAGCTGGAGAATAAAGGTCAGCAGAGTATCGGCTTAATTGGGGAAAAAGAACTCACTGGGCCAGCTCTGGGTAGTGGCAGCTATCAAGAGGAAGAAAAAGAGCATTTGAGTGTAATTATTGAGCGTTTAAACGAAAAATTCCAGACCAATTTTTCAGATTCAGCTAAAGTTGCTATTGATCAGATGAAAAATAAGTTGGAGAAGAATAATAATTTGAAGAAATGGGCTCAAGCAAATAGTTTTGAGGACTTTAAGATACCAGTACAAAAGAAATTTGAAGACACAGTTGTTGAATCTTATAATGAAAATACTGAGTTCTATGGTAAAGTGCTTAATGACAAAGATTTCAAAGAAAAGCTGATGGATTTAATTATGATTGATCTGTATCAGAGTTTGAGGGCCGAGTGA
- a CDS encoding SdpI family protein, which translates to MPLLVGGIILLIAGIILKLFPPTKINNFYGWRSNYAQKNKKTWNEAQKYGAKQLISGGIIAIIVGSILVNIFTELSKHFYGLVFLIIVVLVIYRVEHHLRKIFDEKGNRKEK; encoded by the coding sequence ATGCCATTATTAGTAGGTGGAATTATACTTTTAATAGCAGGAATTATTTTAAAATTATTTCCTCCGACAAAGATTAATAATTTCTATGGCTGGCGTTCTAATTATGCTCAAAAAAATAAAAAAACTTGGAATGAGGCACAAAAATATGGGGCCAAGCAATTAATTTCTGGGGGGATTATTGCTATAATAGTTGGTTCTATTTTAGTTAACATTTTTACAGAACTCTCAAAACATTTTTATGGGCTAGTTTTTTTGATAATAGTAGTTTTAGTTATTTATCGCGTAGAACATCATTTAAGGAAAATATTTGATGAAAAAGGAAATAGAAAAGAAAAATAA
- a CDS encoding tyrosine-type recombinase/integrase, which translates to MKQSENDKPQKATQGLNTKSIRTRIETGYTRSTGKTKKFFINSVLREALDRYIKSMSDHEYLFQSRNGTNQPLSRSQEYRVLNKAEEIVGLDNIGCHSTRKTFGYHHY; encoded by the coding sequence TTGAAACAAAGCGAGAATGATAAACCGCAGAAAGCTACGCAAGGTTTAAATACTAAGTCCATTAGAACAAGGATTGAAACAGGATATACCCGATCCACAGGGAAAACTAAGAAATTCTTTATCAATTCTGTTTTACGAGAAGCTTTGGATAGATATATTAAAAGCATGTCCGATCATGAATATTTATTTCAGAGTAGAAATGGAACCAATCAGCCATTATCTCGCAGCCAGGAATATAGGGTGTTAAATAAAGCAGAAGAAATTGTAGGCTTAGATAATATAGGCTGTCACTCTACCCGTAAAACATTCGGTTATCATCATTATTAG